The candidate division KSB1 bacterium region GTGCTCCCCGCGTGGGTGCAGGTGGAGGTGAAGGCGCGCTACGATAGGGCGCGGCGCACGATGAATGTGGTGGCCTTCTTGCCGGGCGCTGACCCGGCCCTAAGCAAAGAGTGCGTGGTTGTGGGTGCGCACCTGGATCACGTGGGTCGGCAGTCGCCCACAGTCTACTACCCGGGCGCCAACGACAATGCCTCAGGCAGCGCCGCGGTTATGGCTATGGCCAAGGCCTTTGCCCAGGCGGCAACCCGACCACGCAGAAGTGTCGTATTCGTGCTCTTTGCCAGCGAGGAGCAAGGGATGCTCGGCGCAGAGGCCTATGCCAACCGGCCACCTTTCCCTTTGTCGAAGACTGTTGCCATGTTGAACCTAGACTGCATCGGCATTGGCGACAGCATAGGCGTCTATGGCGGCAAGGACTTTCCGGAGCTTTTTGCCTTGGTGCAGGAGCACGACCGGCTGCACACGCGGCTCTTGAGTGCAGCAAGCGGCGGAGGTGGCGGGGCCGACGCCGGCCCGTTCCATCGTCGGGGCGTGCCGAACCTTTACTTTGCCACCACCAACGGCTATGCGCACCTGCACTTGCCGTCGGACACACCGGACACCTTAGAACCGGAGCTCTTCACGGCCGCGACGAGGCTGGCCTACCTTACCGCCTGGGCCTTAGCCGACCGCAGTCCCACAGGCATAAACCAGGAGATTCTGCATCCATGACCTCACGCGAACGACTATTGACCGCCCTTGCGCGTGGCAAGCCTGACCGCCTGCCTGCCACGCTGCACGATTGGATGAAGTACTACCTTGACCACTACCTCGGCGGCATTGACGCCTTGGAGGCTTTCCGCCGCTTTGGGCTTGATGCCTCCATCTATGTGTCGCCCTTCTTGGACATGGAGAGTCCGCAGTGGCGCGTCACCGAAGAGGTGGTGGAGGAGCGGCCTGGCTACCGGCGCTGGCTCCGCACCATCACCACGCCTGAGGGCAGCTTTGTGGCGGTGCACGAGGCGGACGAGTATACGTCCTGGATCGCCGATTACCCGCTCAAACACCCAGAGCAGATTCGCTGGATTGAGAAGTACATGCCGGTGCCGCGCCTGGACAAGGGGCTGGTGGCAGCCTGGCGGGAGAGGGTGCGGGATGACGGCATCGTGCGGGGCGTGTTGCCGTACCAGCAGCCCGGTTGTTGGCAGGATGCCTGTCAGTGGTACGGGACGCAGCAGATGATCATGGCCACCTTCGACGACCCGGCCTGGGTGCACGAGTTTCTGCGCATCCTCCGCGACAAGAAACTGGCCTTTGTGGAACAGTACAAGGGCAGCGCCTACGACCTCATCGAGGGCGGCGGCGGCGATGCCTCCACGACCGTGATCTCGCCCACCATCTTTGAGCACTTCGTGGCCCCGTATGACCGCGAGGTGCACCGCGCCTTGCACGCGGTGGGGATGCGGGTGGTCTATCACACCTGCGGCGGCATGATGCCCATTTTGGAGAAGATTGTGGGCTTGGACGTTGACGCCATAGAGACGTTGACGCCGCGCGAAATCGGCGGTGACGTGGACCTGGCGGCGGCAAAGCGGCGCGTGGGCCAGTACGTGTGCATGATCGGGGGGATGAATCAGACGCACGGTTTCACCTATGGCACGCCGGAGAAGGTGAGGGAGATGGTGCTCAAGAACTTTGCCGCAGCCGGTCCTGGCGGGGGCTATATTCTCAGCACGTGTGACCACTTTTTCCATGCGCCGGTGGAGAACCTGCAGGCCTACGCCGATGCGGCGCGGGAGTGCGTGTACTGAGAGCGGTCAGGAAGGAAAAATGCGAACGGCACTCATATGAGTGCCGGTTGTGTGCATGTGCATCTTGCCCCGCTCCATGCGGGCGAGGCTAATGGTTTTCTTGAGCTGTTGTACCCCTGTTCTTCTTCCGTGCGCCGCGAGACGCTCAGCGAAGGGATGCGTGCGCCCGGTGCATTAAGCGGGGCTACTTAGAGGCGGCCTGCTTCTCTTTCAGCCTGCGTATTTCGTCGCGCAGCCGCGCTGCGTCTTCGTACCGCTCTTCTGCCACGGCCCCTTCCAGCTCGGCCGTGAGTTCCTGCAAGCGCTCCTCGAGCGATACGTCACGCTCCCTGGCCTCCTGCCGGTCAAACACGGCCGCCTTGGCCATCACCTCCTCCGCCACAAAGATCGGCGCGTTCATCCGCAGGGCCAGCGCAATGGCGTCGCTGGGACGCGCGTCGATCTCCCGTTTCTTGCCGTCAAGTTGCAGCCCGATGGTGGCGTAGTACGTGTTCTCGCGCAGCTCGGTGACCACAACTCTCGACACCTTCGCGTCGAGGGATTCCAGGAGGTTCTTCATGAGATCGTGGGTCAGCGGACGGGGAGGCTCTACCTTCTCCAGTTGCAGAGCGATGGCCTGTGCCTCGGTGGAGCCAACCACGATTGGCAACCAGCGATTGTGCGCGTCGTCGCGAAGCACGACGACAAAGCGACTCGTCGCGGTGTCCAACGTGACCCGATCAACTCGTACCGAGACTAACATGTGAGTGACCTCATGTAAATTTCGCGCCCCGTCCCCGGCAGGGCCGTTCCCGGAAGTTGATTGGAGCTTGACTACCGGTTTAATTATAGCAAATAATATGGGAAGTGTCAAGTGCTTTTTGTGCACTGCGCCAGAGATATGCGCGTGTGCGCCTTATCCAGAAGCTCCAACACCCACGGGGTGACCTCCTGGATCGAGCCCAAGCGCCCAAGCTGATCCTTGCCCTGTCCCCAGACCAAAGTCATTGCCGGATTGCGCGTGTGCCCCTTGACTGAGAGGTCCTCGATATTCCCGTGGTCGCTAGTGAGCAGCACCGTACTTTGCGCCAGGTCAGAAGCGCTCAGCACAGCGGTCAGAAAAGCTTCCAGTGCTGCGAGGACGGCCGTCGCATGCCGCAGGTCGCCTGCATGTCCTGCGCGGTCGGTCTGGAAGTATTCGTACAGGCAGAAATCATACTGGGCCGCTTGCCTCGCGAGAATTGTGCCGGCCTCCGTGGGCGAAAAGAGCGGCACGTCGTGTCCTCGCCGCCGCAGCGACTCGTTGGTAAAGTCCTGGTAGACGCAGCGGCGAGCACGGAGGTCGTCGAGGTCGAAGAAGGGCAGGCCGGCGTACAGATTGCACACGGTGGTTACGGAAAGATAGCGGATGATTTGAAACGGGTCATAGTCAAAGAAGGGTGGGCGGAATGCGTTGAGAAAGGCGGCCGTGTATCCGCGCTCCCGCACCTGCTTGAGCAGTGAGTGCTGCGCAATGACCTCGCGGAGGCGCCCATTGGGGAACCCGTTCAGGTGGCGTCCCAGCAGTTGTGCGGCATTCACACCGGTGAGGAGGGCAGTCTGCCCGGTGGCACTCTGGGGCAGACCTGGAACGCCCAGGGTGGCGTCCAACCCGCGCGCGACCCCGTCAAAGGGGACAGGCTCCGCTCGTTCTCGGTCCTGGAAGTTGTTGAAAAACCGCAGGCCGGCGGCAGTGCAGGGATTGGCGGCGGGGTCAGAGCGGCCGATGCCGAGGCCATCCACAAAGATCATGAGCAGGCGCATCTCAGTAGAGGCGGGTGATGTCAGCACCCGCAAAGTAATGGTTGAGAATCTGCCGGTAGTCTTTTCCGTGGCGCAGCGCCATCATTGCGGCGCCGGTTTGGCACATCCCCACGCCGTGACCAGACCCCGCGCCGCGTATGCGGAACACGGCCTGGCCCCCAGGGCCCTCCTCCCTGTCAAAGACCACGCACGAGCTGCGCAGCGGCGGATCAGCGAGAGCCTTCCGGATGGTGAGCTCACGGGCTACAGTCACTGTGCGGAGGGTACCGCGGACCTGCAGGCGCACGAGCCTCCCGGATACCCCACGTTCCAAAGGGACAAGCTCGAGCACCTGGCCAGGGTCCTGACCGGTGGCTGAGGTCACCGTGCGTCGCAGCTCATCCGCGCTCACGCGGAGGTCCCAGCGAAAGGAGTCTTTGGCGTAACCAAAGCCGGTGGGGACAGACTCCTCGCCCACGTTGCAGAATACCGGAGGGCGAGCGGCGATCCACCTTCGCACCACCTCCTCGCGCGAGAGGTCATAACGCCCGGCATAGGCTGCGCCTTCCTCGGTTTCCACCACGCCGCGAAGGTAGGGCTGGGCTGGACCTTGCCATACGTGCTCATTGCTTTCAGTGTGGCCTCCGCAAAGGCTGGAATAGACCGCCTCGCACAGCTGCCCCTTGTAAGTGAGCACTTCGCCGGCCGTGGCGCGCACAGCCTCGGTGCTTCTGTCTTTCTCTGCGGTTATGCCGCCGTAAACCTGGCAGTGCACATCCGCACAGACCTCGAAGGGGTCATCGGGGTGGCGACTCCCCATGGTGTAGAGCACCATAGTGCGTGCGGCCACCGCCTGCGCTTTCAACGCCTCCAGGGGGAACTCCCCGCTCATTTCCGAGGGGACCACGCTGCGTAAGTAGTCATCCAAACTCACGACATTCACCGCCGTCACCTTCCCCCACCGGTCCACCATGAAGACCATAGCACCACGGAAGAGGCGGTTCTCCTGCCGCTCGTACACATACCCCTTGCCGACCACTACCCCCTTGATGGCCACGCGTGAACCCTCCACGCGGACGGGCAGCTTGGAACGCAGGGTGAGGCCTGTCGCAGGCTCAGTCAGCACAAGCACCCCTTCTGGCTGGCCCGGCTCCTGGACGATGGTCGTCCAAGTGCCCCTCACCGCGCTCTGTCCCTTTTCCGCTTCCTGGCGGCTCGAAAACACGCGATTGAGCCGCACGCGATAGCTCCGGTAATCGCGGAGCAGCTTGCCGGCGACTTCCACCTTCTTTCCCAAGACGTCCAGAACGACATCCAGTCCTTTGGCGCGGAGTTCGGCGAGCAGGCGCTCGGCCGCAACGCGATCCTTGGTGGTTTGCACGACAAGAAGAAAGACAGGGGACGCCGGACGGCCGTTCTCGACAGTCGCCCGCCATACCGACCGCGGTTTGCCTTTGTCCAGGAGCACGCGGCCGCTGGCATCAACTATGCGGAATGCGTCGGCAGTGGCAAAGTCCACGGACGCTTGGTTCTGCACAATCCCCACGCGGATTTCCATCGTGACTTCTGGGGGTGGAGTTGGAGGGAGTGGTGTGGGGACCCTCGGCGCGCAGGCAAACCATAAGGCCACGGCGCCGAGGAGCGCGGGGCCGACAGCGGTCCGCAAAAAAGCAGCAGGTCCGTTCCCGCCAGTGGGTGGTCCAACGGGAAAGCCCACCCGCCTACGGCTTGGACGGGTGCTACCGTAGTGCTTGCCGGCTTTCCCGCAACCGCCGCGACGAAGGGTGTGTGAGGGTTTCCCCATGGCCGAGCAGAACCTTCTTAGAACACCTGTTACGTTCAGGGGAGGAACATGCGACCGCCGGCGTGCTTGGCCTGGACACTCATCTGTAGCCATACTCGCGGAGCAGTGTCTCGTCCGAACGCCACTTCTCGCGTGCCGCCACCCAAAGCTTGAGAAAGACTTGTCTACCCAGAAACTGCTCTATTGCGAGGCGAGCAGCCTTGCCAAGCTCCTTCAGGGCCTGGCCGCCTTTGCCAATGAGAATTGCCTTTTGCGATGGGCGCTCCACTATGATGCGCGCGCTGATAAAGTCCTTCCCTTCTGCTCGCTCCTTGAACTCTTCGATCTGAACAGTAGTGGCGTAGGGGATTTCCTCGCCGTATCGTTCAAAGATCTTTTCCCGAATGAGCTCCGCCACGAAAAACCGCTCTGGATGCTCGGTAAGTTGGTCTTCCGGGTATAAGGGCACACCCTCTGGCAGGCGCTGCACAATGGCCGACTTGAGGTCCTCCAGGCCGTCATGCGTGAGCGCAGAGATGGGGACGATCTCCACATCGGGGAACTGCTCGGCCAGCTGAGCAATGAGGGGGAGCAAGGTCGCCTTGGCGACCAAGTCGATCTTATTCAATGCGATGAGCACAGACTTGTTGCCCGCGCGGACTTGCTTTATCATCTCCAGGTCCTCTTCCCGGAGAGGGGTCGACACGTCCAGCAGGCAGACGATGACGTCCGCCTCCGCCATGGCACGTTCGGCGGCGCGCACCATCGCCGCCTGCAGTGCATAGCGGGGCTGAATCAGACCGGGTGTGTCCAGGAGGATAATCTGGCATCCCGGCTCGGAGAGGATGCCCAGGATGCGGTGGCGGGTGGTCTGCGGTTTTGGGGTCACGATAGAGAGCTTGAAGCGCAAAAGGGCGTTGACCAGCGTGGATTTACCCACGTTGGGTTTGCCCACCAGCGCCACATAGCCCACGCGGATCGGGGGCTGCGAGTCAGGTGCAGAGACCATCACAAGTAGGCATCCAGTGTATGGGCGGCGAACAAGCGCTCGAGGAGCTCCTCCGCGCCGACGATCTTCAAGGAGTGGGCAAAGCACCCTTTCTTGAGGCACCCCTCGATGACCCCGCGCGGCAGATGCAGGACAAAGGTGGGCGAGGAGCAGACGGTGCAGGTCTCCTGGCCCTGGAGAGAAATGCCGCAGTGTGGGCAGAAGAACTCCACCACCCCGCCTTCAGGCACGTCGATGGTGCACTGATGCTCAAAACTCCCGTACACCGGGTCCAAGTTGATGAACCCTTCCTGTTCGCCGTGGCGGATCTTCACTCGGATCGATGGGAAGCCGCCGATCTTGACCGACTCGTCCATAAGATTGCAGCCACGGCCGCAGGCGGCATGGCTGATGTGCACCGATTTGGAGGGGACCTCCAGTTCGATCTTCTCGGCTTTAATGCTCATACCAGCCTCCCATGGCGGCACGGGGACAAGCTATCTCCTATGCCGCTCGCTCCAGTAGTACTTTTGCGTTTCGCTGACGACAACGCTTGAAAGTCCCAACAGACCCACCAAGTTTGGCACGGCCATCAGCCCGTTCATAACGTCAGCGAACGACCACACCAATTCCAGCTTGCTAACCACCGCGCCAACAAATACCATGACGCAGAACAGGGCGCGATAGGGTTTCACCGAGGCCGGGCCCAACAGGTATTCCAAGGACTTTTCGCCGTAGTAGCTCCAGCCGATGATGGTGGAGTAGGCGAAGAGGATGAGCCCAACGGCCACGATTATGCCGCCGCTGTTGCCGGGAAGGCCATGGTTGAACGCGCGGGTGGTCAGTTCCGCGCCGGTGAGTCCGCTGGTCCACAGGCCAGTAGAGATGATCACAAAGCCCGTGAACGAGCACACTACGATGGTGTCGATAAATGTCTGAGTCATAGAGACCAAGGCCTGGGTCACTGGGTTGCGGGTCTGAGCGGCGGCTGCGGCAATGGGTGCGCTCCCCAGCCCGGACTCGTTGGAGAAGACGCCACGCGCCACTCCCCAGCGAATGGCCTCTCGCACCGAGGCACCCATGAATCCACCTAACATGGCTGTGCCGGTGAAAGCACCTTTCATGACTAAAGAAAAGACGGTGGGAACTCCTCTGTAGTTGAGAACTACGACGACCGTGGCTCCCAGCATGTAGAAGACAATCATCACCGGCACCAGGAGGCTTGCCACCCGTCCGATGCTCTTAATGCCGCCCAGCAGCACCAGAGCGGTGGCCACCGCCATCACCAAGCCCACGAGCCAGGATGGGACTACCGGGAAAGAGGTGCGCACCGCTTCGGCCACGGAATTGGATTGGACGATGTTGCCGATGCCAAATGCAGAGACCGATGCGAACACGGCGAAGAGCGTACCCAGCCACTTGGCGCCCAAGCCCTTGCTCAGGTAGTACATGGGGCCGCCGCTCATGGTGCCGAACTCGTCCACCTCGCGATATTTGACCGCGAGCACCGCCTCCGAGTACTTGGTGGCCATGCCAAACAAGCCGGTTATCCACATCCAGAAGAGAGCGCCGGGACCGCCAGCGGCAATAGCGGTAGCGACCCCGGCGATGTTCCCGGTGCCCACCGTGGCGGCCAAGGCGGTCATCAGGGCCTGAAAGTGAGAGATGTCCCCCTCGGTTGCGTTTTCTTCTTTGCGTTTGACCAACGCCAGGTAGAGGGAATGAAGTAAACCATGGAACTGCAACCCGCGGAGACGGAACGTGAGGAAGATGCCGGTTCCAACCAGGAGCACCAGCATCGGAGGACCCCACACGACGTCGCTCAGCCCTCTGAAGAAGCGCAGCAGTGTTTCCTCCACCTCGTTCTCCTTTGCTCGTCGGATTCAAGCCTGGTCACATCATGGGCGGTCTCAGGCAGGCCTCAGTACGCCTTGGCTACCAGCACCCGGTGTTGCGAGGGCTGGCCGCAAAGCAGGCAGGGGCCTCGGTCCTCCACGTGCTGGAACGGGATGAGCCGGATGGTTGCTTTGGTTTCCTCCTGGAGGCGGTCTTCACAAGATCGTTCGCCGCACCAATCGACCCAGAAGAAGCCGCCGGGATCCTCGACCATGCGACAGAGCGTGGCCCAGTCCGTGACCACATGCGTGTGGCGATCGCGGAACTCGAGGGCGCGCGCGAAGAGGTCCTTCTGCATAAGTTCCAGTTCCTCGACAATGGCCTCCGGCAATGCGGGGGCGGAAACCATTTTCTTCTGCCGCGTATCGCGCCGGACCAGCACAGCCTGCTGGTTTGCCATGTCCCGCGGTCCCACCTCAACGCGGATGGGCACGCCGCGCTGCTCCCACTCGTTGAATTTCCATCCTGGGCGATAGTTGTCGCGGTCGTCGACTTTGAACGTGACGCGGCCATGCCAGGAGGCGGTGAGTTGCCGCACGTAGCTTAAAACCGCCTCGCGCTCCTCGTCGCCGGTCCAAATAGGAACTACCACCGCCTGCAGGCTCGCGAGCCGTGGCGGGAGCACAAGGCCGTTGTCGTCGCTGTGGCACATGATGAGGGCGCCAATGAGCCGCGTGGAAACGCCCCAGCTGGTGGCCCACACGTACTGCTGCTTGCCCTCCTCGTCTTGGTAGGTGACGTCAAAGGCCCGGGCAAAGTTCTGCCCCAAGTTGTGCGAGGTGCCGGCTTGCAAGGCGCGCCGGTCCTGCATCATGGCCTCGATGCAATAGGTGCGCACCGCCCCGGCAAACTTCTCCTTGTCGGTTTTGAGGCCCACGAACACAGGGATGGCCATGTAGTCCTCAGCGAAGCGACGGTAGAGGTCGAGGATGAGCAGGGCTTCCTTTTCCGCTTCCTCTTCAGTGGCGTGTGCGGTGTGGCCTTCTTGCCAGAGGAACTCCGTGGTGCGGAGAAAGAGGCGGGTACGCATCTCCCAGCGCACCACATTTGCCCACTGGTTGATGAGCAGAGGTAGATCCCGGTGCGAGTGAATCCAATTGCGGTACATGGCCCAGATGATGGTCTCCGAAGTGGGCCGTACCACTAGTGGCTCCTCCAACTTCTTGCCACCACCGTGGGTAACCACCGCACACTCCGGGGCAAAGCCCTCCACGTGCTCGGCCTCTCGCCGTAGGTAGCTCTCAGGGATGAAAAGGGGAAAGTACGCGTTCACGTGGCCGGTCTCTTTGAACATCCGGTCAAGGGTGCTCTGAATCTTTTCCCAAATGGCATAGCCGTTGGGGCGGATGACCATGCACCCTTTGACCGGCGCATAGTCTGCGAGTTCCGCAGCGGCGATCACGTCGGTGTACCAGCGAGCATAGTCCTCGTCTCGGGGGGTTATTCCTTTAGCCATACTCCTCCTGTTGCCAGCGATGAAGGGTAAATATCGACATCATCGCGCCTCGAGCTAACCAGGCGCGATTGTGCAAAAGATAACGCAATGGAGGGACAATGTCAAGGGGTTTCAGGGGCGAGCGAAGGAAAGGCCCGACGGCAACTGCCGCGGATGAGGAAGGGCGCGCGGGCAAGCCTCAGGGAATTGTCGGGAGCAATGCCGCACTCCGCTGCCCCTGAGTGCGCCCGCGCGCCTTGTGAGTCTTCGGCTATTTCAGCACTGCCATCTTCCGCACCTGGTCAAAGTCGTTCACCCGCAGGCGGTAGAAGAAAAGCCCAGTGGGCAAGTTGGACGCGTCGAACGTCACGCGATGGACGCCGGCCTCCTGCACCTGATCGACCAGGGTAGCTACGACCTCGCCCAACACGTTGTACACCACGAGCTTCACCTTTCCCTGTTCCTTGAGCTGGTACACTATCTCCGTGGATGGGTTGAACGGGTTGGGATAATTCTGGCGCAAGGCGTAGCTACGTGGTGCGGCCACCTCCACACACTGCGGTTCGGTGAACTGGATGGCACCGTCGGTGTCGATTTGCTTCAAGCGATAGTAGTATACTCCAGCGGCAAGATCGGAGTCTACGAACTCATAATTCTGGTGCCTAAGCGTGGTGCCTGCCCCTGGGATAAATACTATCGTCTGGAAAGAAACCCTGTCCCTGGACCGCTGTACTTCAAAGCCAAAGTTGTTGCTCTCGGACGCGGTCTTCCAGGTCAAGCGCACGCGCGGGCCAGCCTCGGCCTGCTCCACGCTAGCTATGAATTCGATGAGCTCTACCGGCAGCGCTGACTGCCCGGCGTATTGGAGGTCTTCGTTTGTCGTCACGTAGCGGAGATAGGTCACCGCACCTTTGAAGGGGCCGTTGCGCACGTTTTCGAAACGCATGAACAGTGTATCTCCGGCCTTCCATTGGGCTGAACCACCGGCAAATAGGGCCAAGGCAAGGCTCCACATCCCTTCCTTCTGCGTGAGCCCCACTAACGTGTCCAGTGGGTCGTTCGTCAGGCGGGCCGTGTACTGGATGTCCGCAGAGTCGGGTTTGCTCAGGTCCGGATTCAACACTTGTCCGTAGACAATAGCAGTGAGGGGCCCCTGCGCCGCGGCAGAGCCAGGAAGTGTCACTGCCGCCAGAAGCATCAGCACGAAGCTCAGCAGGCCTTTCATACCATCCTCCCTAAGGAATTCTTTCATGGCAAAGCCCGTGAGGGTCAAGTGCCCTCAATGGTCATTCCGCGCGACCTGTTGCAGTCTGCCCTTCGCCAGATACGCCGGTCGTCATGCTTCCGGATGGCCACTGGTTAGGTGCAGACTGGTTCACCAAGAGCAGGACCGGCTCGCCAGGGCTTAGGGCGAAGTTGGTGCCTATTCCAGGCGTCGGCAGCCAATACTGGGTGAAGGCGTTGGTGGCCGGCTCGATGCGGTAGAGGGCCTCCACGCCGCCGATGCTGGCCGCCAGTTGCGCGGCGTTGGTTATGGTCAAGCGATCCAACGGCACGCTAATCTCGTTATAGGTCCGCGTCTTGGTCTTGGCGAGGTTGAAACGCACCGCGCCGGGATAGGGCACCGACCCCACCATGAACCAAGTACTCGGGGCATCGCCCTTCAAGTTGACCAGGCAGGCCATCCCCGGCGTGATGGGGAAGTTAGTGCCGATGTTCAAGTCGGCCAGCCAGTAGGTGGTGTAGGCGTTGGTGCTCGGATCCAGCTTGTACACCGCAGCCACACCTCCGATGTTTGCGGCCAAGGACTTGGCGTCGGTAATGCTCGGGTCGATCAGCGGCAGGGAGAGGTGCGTATACTTCCGCGTCTCCCCCTTGTTCAAAACAAAGCCGTAGTGGCCAATGCGGTTAGAGGGGCCAGACATGTTATTGTCGTCCATGGCCACCACCATGTAGAAGCGACGCAGGCCCTCGATGTTGAGCACTATAAAGGTATCCGGCACCGAGCCCAACAGAGTGGCGCCCTCGTCACCCACGTTGAAGTAGGCGTTGGTCGGGTGGGCGTAGACACGGTAGGTGATGCGCGAACGCTCGGCTGAACCGTCCACACCTTTAGTCACCTTGGGCCAGAAGAGCTTGACCTGGTTGCTGATCTTGCGTATCGTCGCTTCGGCGATCGCGGCCGGTGGGATGTCGTCCGTGGCACCACCGCGTCCCTTGGTGAGTGGCGACACGAGCTGCGTCGTCGTCAGAGACCCGGCTACTATCGGGTGACCCTGTTCATCTTTTGGAGGAACTGCAAACAGATAGCCGTCCGGCAGAGGGATAGCGTCTTCATCTGGCGCTATAGAAGCCGCGCCCGTGAACGTAGGCGGATTCTTTACCGCCTGCACGTAAAAGTCCGAGATCACATTGTCGTAGGTTGGTACCACGACGCGCACCGAGTCCGCTTCGGTCTGGCGGGGGTCGGTAGCCTGCACCGTGCCCCAGTGGAATAGCTTGTTTTCCACTACCCGGTAGATTTGGTAGTAGTCGATGATATTGACCGTGCCGATGCCCGGATGGTTCTTCGAAAAGTCCCAGATCAACGTCACATAGCCGCCCTGGTCGCCTCTGCCGTCTGCCCCCTTGTAATCTTTCACAGTAAGCTTATCCGGGGCGTCGATGACCGCTTCTTGCACCACAATAGGTTCAGACGAACCGTTCACCCCTGGATCGGTGAGCTTGTAGACGGTAATGACCAGGTTGGAGGTGGTGTCGAGGCAAACGATCTGGAACACCCCCTCACCCTTGGTGAGTCGTTGTACGCCAGTGGGCAAAATGACCCGCTGCTTGTTGGCAGCAAAGAGCAAAGGCACCGTAAAGTTCGTGTCGGTCTTGGCATGGGAATCCTTGGCGATGACCTTAATATCGAAGGGTACACCGGTGAACTGATTCCCTTCCTTGTAAAGCTGGCTGACGATGAAGTGGCTGGCAGTGGCGTCGATAACGCCTATCCAAGAGGTCTGGACGTTGCCATTGTCCTCGCCGGTAATGTCATCGTGAATCACGTTGGGGCTCGTCAATCGAACGGTGCCGGTCTGGGTTGGTGCCCACTGCGAGTAGGGGGCCACATTCAAGAGAACGCGTGCGCTACTGGGCTGGCTCACAGATGCCAACGCCGGGGTGAAGCCCATGATGAGGGAAAAGTCGGTCAGGTCGAGCCCTTGCACTCGTTCGCTCATCAGGATCTCCACGGTGGTGGTGGAGATGGTCCGGGCGCTCATGATAGCCGGACCAGCCTTGTCGCTCTCCAGGGACAGCCCTTCGCCCAGGGCGGCCATCACATTGTCGGCCCAGTCCGCGAATCCCTTTCCCGTTTCGACCATTACGTCCGGCACGTCGCCTGTATCGCCACCATATGGGGTGGCCGGCGGACCACCAGCCGTCGTCTCATTGAAAGAGATGTAAGCCTCCACCGTGTCGCCGAAGGAGTTAATGGCCGTGGGCTTGTAATAGGCATGCGAGGGGTTGTACACGTTCATGTCCAGCGCCAGGCCGCCCTTGGCACCGTCGTAGCCCACGATACGCCAGTTCGCGGCCTTGAACGATGCCTTGGGGAAAATGGGCGACAGGGGGTCGAACACGAAGCGATAATGGTCCAACTTTCCGTCGGCGTCAAAGTCTTGTGTATACAGCCCCAAGAGGATGGGGGCGATGTTGTCTCGCTTCACCTTGACATCAGAGCCAGTCCCGGAGAAGCCGACGATGCTGCCGTCGTCATCCCATTGCAGGTTGCCGTTGGGGGTGGGAGCCACGTCGTAGACCACGCTGGTGCCGTAGAAGTTGACAAAACCGCTGTCAGTCTTGGTCCACGTGCTCCCGGTGCTGTTGAGGTAGATGACGTTATCCTGATTGGTGCCAGACAGCCCGGTGAAAAAGACCTTGGTTCCGGCGGCGTTAAAGTTCCTGATCCCCACGAACCATTTGAAACGCGACGGCGCTTGGGCGCCAGCTTCGGTGGTGGGCCAGCCCGCAGTGTTCACCTTCTCGCTGAACGTGAGACGAATCCGATTTCCGCCTGCGGTATAGGCTTCGATGAGGGCCGGCCCCGCCCCGTCGA contains the following coding sequences:
- a CDS encoding M20/M25/M40 family metallo-hydrolase, which encodes NVEPVQRPIGSVMHGPGRQQNIPQLHIDVPVADRLLEEAGVTLAELQARIDSTHRPHSFVLPAWVQVEVKARYDRARRTMNVVAFLPGADPALSKECVVVGAHLDHVGRQSPTVYYPGANDNASGSAAVMAMAKAFAQAATRPRRSVVFVLFASEEQGMLGAEAYANRPPFPLSKTVAMLNLDCIGIGDSIGVYGGKDFPELFALVQEHDRLHTRLLSAASGGGGGADAGPFHRRGVPNLYFATTNGYAHLHLPSDTPDTLEPELFTAATRLAYLTAWALADRSPTGINQEILHP
- a CDS encoding uroporphyrinogen decarboxylase family protein, whose product is MTSRERLLTALARGKPDRLPATLHDWMKYYLDHYLGGIDALEAFRRFGLDASIYVSPFLDMESPQWRVTEEVVEERPGYRRWLRTITTPEGSFVAVHEADEYTSWIADYPLKHPEQIRWIEKYMPVPRLDKGLVAAWRERVRDDGIVRGVLPYQQPGCWQDACQWYGTQQMIMATFDDPAWVHEFLRILRDKKLAFVEQYKGSAYDLIEGGGGDASTTVISPTIFEHFVAPYDREVHRALHAVGMRVVYHTCGGMMPILEKIVGLDVDAIETLTPREIGGDVDLAAAKRRVGQYVCMIGGMNQTHGFTYGTPEKVREMVLKNFAAAGPGGGYILSTCDHFFHAPVENLQAYADAARECVY
- the era gene encoding GTPase Era, with amino-acid sequence MVSAPDSQPPIRVGYVALVGKPNVGKSTLVNALLRFKLSIVTPKPQTTRHRILGILSEPGCQIILLDTPGLIQPRYALQAAMVRAAERAMAEADVIVCLLDVSTPLREEDLEMIKQVRAGNKSVLIALNKIDLVAKATLLPLIAQLAEQFPDVEIVPISALTHDGLEDLKSAIVQRLPEGVPLYPEDQLTEHPERFFVAELIREKIFERYGEEIPYATTVQIEEFKERAEGKDFISARIIVERPSQKAILIGKGGQALKELGKAARLAIEQFLGRQVFLKLWVAAREKWRSDETLLREYGYR
- a CDS encoding bifunctional nuclease family protein, with protein sequence MLVSVRVDRVTLDTATSRFVVVLRDDAHNRWLPIVVGSTEAQAIALQLEKVEPPRPLTHDLMKNLLESLDAKVSRVVVTELRENTYYATIGLQLDGKKREIDARPSDAIALALRMNAPIFVAEEVMAKAAVFDRQEARERDVSLEERLQELTAELEGAVAEERYEDAARLRDEIRRLKEKQAASK
- a CDS encoding SpoIID/LytB domain-containing protein, which encodes MEIRVGIVQNQASVDFATADAFRIVDASGRVLLDKGKPRSVWRATVENGRPASPVFLLVVQTTKDRVAAERLLAELRAKGLDVVLDVLGKKVEVAGKLLRDYRSYRVRLNRVFSSRQEAEKGQSAVRGTWTTIVQEPGQPEGVLVLTEPATGLTLRSKLPVRVEGSRVAIKGVVVGKGYVYERQENRLFRGAMVFMVDRWGKVTAVNVVSLDDYLRSVVPSEMSGEFPLEALKAQAVAARTMVLYTMGSRHPDDPFEVCADVHCQVYGGITAEKDRSTEAVRATAGEVLTYKGQLCEAVYSSLCGGHTESNEHVWQGPAQPYLRGVVETEEGAAYAGRYDLSREEVVRRWIAARPPVFCNVGEESVPTGFGYAKDSFRWDLRVSADELRRTVTSATGQDPGQVLELVPLERGVSGRLVRLQVRGTLRTVTVARELTIRKALADPPLRSSCVVFDREEGPGGQAVFRIRGAGSGHGVGMCQTGAAMMALRHGKDYRQILNHYFAGADITRLY